The Methylobacterium currus genome contains a region encoding:
- a CDS encoding helix-turn-helix domain-containing protein, which produces MVRPAVPSPIVSPRTPVIAGGGGALFAGCPELIGTPSTYGREEEIFGEGEEAESVYRVVQGAVRTHKVLSDGRRQITGFHLPGDLFGLEQGETHRHSAEALSGTRVLIFKRRQIERIATHRAEVACQLWSLATRSLRHAQDHMLLLGRRSALERVAAFLLDVDLRLGGTGTFDVPMTRRDIADYLGLTIETVSRTISQLEGEGALLRTGGRQVSLRRSRMHRLVED; this is translated from the coding sequence ATGGTCCGGCCTGCTGTTCCAAGCCCGATCGTGAGCCCCCGCACGCCAGTGATAGCCGGCGGCGGCGGCGCCCTCTTCGCCGGGTGCCCCGAACTCATCGGCACGCCCTCGACGTACGGCCGCGAGGAGGAGATCTTCGGGGAAGGCGAGGAGGCCGAGAGCGTCTACCGGGTGGTGCAGGGCGCTGTCCGCACCCACAAGGTGCTGAGCGACGGCCGGCGCCAGATCACCGGCTTCCACCTGCCCGGCGACCTGTTCGGCTTAGAGCAGGGCGAGACCCACCGGCACAGCGCCGAGGCCCTGTCCGGGACCCGGGTCCTGATCTTCAAGCGGCGGCAGATCGAGCGGATCGCCACCCACCGGGCGGAGGTCGCCTGCCAGCTCTGGAGCCTGGCGACCCGCTCCCTGCGCCACGCCCAGGACCACATGCTGCTGCTCGGGCGGCGCTCGGCGCTCGAACGCGTCGCCGCCTTCCTGCTCGACGTCGATCTGCGCCTGGGCGGCACCGGCACGTTCGACGTGCCGATGACCCGCCGCGACATCGCCGATTATCTCGGGCTGACCATCGAGACCGTCTCGCGCACGATCTCCCAGCTCGAAGGCGAGGGTGCGCTCCTGCGCACCGGCGGGCGGCAGGTCAGCCTGCGCCGCAGCCGGATGCACCGGCTCGTCGAGGATTGA
- a CDS encoding DUF1476 domain-containing protein yields MTTFDAREEAFERQFVHEEDKRFQERTRRNRLLARWACARMELGPDAASRFTDTFVAQTVLLDDEALLARLAVELAAAGADEPVSVLCREMQRCAGLARAESRGGLALDQGSSLEPAREFDERGTISTNAACVTGSDAEGAMPKGAMPKGTMP; encoded by the coding sequence ATGACGACGTTCGACGCGCGCGAGGAGGCCTTCGAGCGCCAATTCGTGCACGAGGAGGACAAGCGCTTTCAGGAACGCACGCGTCGCAACCGGCTTCTGGCGCGCTGGGCCTGCGCGCGGATGGAGCTCGGCCCCGACGCGGCCTCGCGCTTCACCGACACCTTCGTCGCGCAGACCGTGCTCCTCGACGACGAAGCGCTCCTGGCGCGCCTCGCCGTGGAACTCGCGGCGGCAGGTGCCGACGAGCCGGTCTCCGTGCTGTGCCGGGAGATGCAGCGCTGCGCCGGGCTCGCCAGGGCGGAGAGCCGCGGCGGCCTTGCGCTGGATCAAGGCTCGTCCCTGGAGCCCGCCCGAGAATTCGACGAACGCGGGACGATCTCGACGAACGCAGCTTGCGTCACCGGGAGCGATGCCGAGGGAGCCATGCCGAAGGGGGCCATGCCGAAGGGGACCATGCCATGA
- a CDS encoding BON domain-containing protein — translation MTDKDLRRDVLDELDFDPSLDAAEIGVAVAEGVVTLTGHVGSYAEQVAAERAVRRVKGVRAIAQEIEVRFPQAKKVMDDQIAARALAIIDWSVHLPKDAIQVRVAKGWITLTGAVPWQYQVAGAEAAVRKLSGVVGVSNLIEVRPEVRPSAVRSKILEAFRRHALLDADAITIRVEGDRVTLEGAVSSLAEREAAERAAWSVPGVRAVEDHTVAMT, via the coding sequence ATGACCGACAAGGATCTGCGCCGCGACGTCCTCGACGAACTCGACTTCGATCCCAGCCTCGACGCGGCCGAGATCGGCGTCGCCGTCGCGGAGGGCGTCGTCACCCTGACCGGCCATGTCGGCAGCTACGCCGAGCAGGTCGCGGCCGAGCGCGCGGTGCGCCGCGTGAAGGGCGTGCGCGCCATCGCCCAGGAGATCGAGGTCCGCTTCCCCCAGGCCAAGAAGGTGATGGACGACCAGATCGCCGCGCGGGCGCTGGCGATCATCGACTGGTCGGTGCACCTGCCGAAGGACGCCATCCAGGTCCGCGTCGCCAAGGGCTGGATCACGCTGACCGGTGCCGTGCCCTGGCAGTACCAGGTGGCGGGGGCGGAGGCGGCCGTGCGCAAGCTGTCCGGCGTCGTCGGGGTGTCGAACCTGATCGAGGTCCGGCCGGAGGTCCGGCCCAGCGCGGTCCGGAGCAAGATCCTGGAGGCCTTCCGGCGCCACGCCCTGCTCGATGCGGATGCGATCACGATCCGGGTCGAGGGAGACCGGGTCACCCTGGAAGGCGCCGTCTCGTCGCTCGCCGAGCGGGAGGCCGCCGAGCGTGCGGCCTGGTCGGTCCCGGGCGTGCGCGCCGTCGAGGACCACACCGTCGCCATGACCTGA